From Oncorhynchus clarkii lewisi isolate Uvic-CL-2024 chromosome 26, UVic_Ocla_1.0, whole genome shotgun sequence, the proteins below share one genomic window:
- the LOC139384573 gene encoding DNA ligase 1-like, giving the protein MGQRLSDPVPEVSRREKPKETQEHKDKPKEKRIPQALTFLQLFTLLSCVKVKKTPFDPSQSGDGRKGTTINDTNNNNDSETGDVKRIKDKSKGKVGGEKHSIESQEHKCRTTQEKEKDIKQRPNSVSPEEQAKETQQKEKKKSIHPAVAALQLFTLFCCGGKVKLRKDQDNDNASDTGSDLSGGDVTTKRVKDKSNGKVGREKDRTEVQLLKSSQDHEPENRRTPRQVKTPVEEIYIRPDSPTLPPAHSSLSQFSLARNLAILPLEWQLPGVPLPTSSMATRTERTPSSTNTSTHAQMETQTSDMNTDTQTTSTSQSQISMVSSETMIDLHTSDSINQTSTLDMALTPESTKDMITTDEDVKDDSAKDLISTLTDTSMEKSISETSLKDLIAEYEDDNELKDMAASATPATDNDNEDAMLLEIAALFD; this is encoded by the exons ATGGGTCAAAGACTTAGTGACCCTGTCCCTGAGGTATCCCGTAGGGAGAAACCAAAGGAGACACAGGAACATAAAGATAAACCCAAGGAGAAGAGGATCCCTCAAGCCCTGACCTTTCTTCAGCTGTTTACACTGCTGAGCTGCGTCAAGGTGAAGAAAACACCCTTTGATCCCTCCCAGAGTGGTGATGGGAGAAAGGGAACAACGATAAACGATACAAACAACAATAATGACTCTGAAACTG GTGACGTGAAAAGGATCAAGGACAAGAGTAAAGGAAAGGTTGGAGGAGAGAAACATAGCATTGAATCTCAGGAGCACAAATGCAGAACGACACAGGAAAAAGAAAAAGACATTAAACAAAGACCTAACTCG GTCTCCCCTGAGGAGCAAGCAAAGGAGACCcagcagaaagagaagaagaagagcatCCATCCAGCTGTGGCGGCCCTGCAGCTGTTCACTCTCTTCTGCTGTGGTGGGAAAGTCAAGTTGAGGAAGGACCAGGACAACGATAATGCATCTGATACTG GTTCAGACTTGTCTGGAGGTGATGTTACAACCAAAAGGGTCAAGGACAAGAGTAATGGAAAGGTGGGCAGGGAGAAAGACCGGACTGAAGTTCAGCTGTTGAAATCATCTCAGGACCACGAACCC GAAAATCGAAGGACACCCCGACAAGTGAAGACCCCTGTGGAGGAAATTTACATAAGACCTGACTCTCCGACTCTACCACCTGCCCAC AGCTCCCTCTCTCAGTTTTCCCTGGCTCGGAACCTGGCCATCCTCCCGCTGGAGTGGCAGCTACCCGGAGTCCCTCTGCCCACCTCGTCTATGGCAACTAGGACAGAGAGAACCCCATCCTCTACCAACACTTCGACACATGCGCAGATGGAAACACAGACATCAGatatgaacacagacacacagaccactTCTACCTCTCAGAGCCAGATCTCCATGGTCTCATCGGAGACCATGATAGATCTTCACACGTCAGACTCCATTAACCAGACCTCCACTCTTGACATGGCACTGACCCCTGAGAGCACTAAGGACATGATCACTACTGATGAGGATGTGAAGGATGACTCTGCTAAAGATTTGATCTCCACCCTAACAGACACCTCTATGGAGAAATCCATCAGTGAGACCAGCCTGAAAGACCTCATTGCTGAGTATGAAGATGACAATGAGCTGAAGGATATGGCTGCCTCCGCTACCCCTGCTACTGATAATGACAATGAGGATGCAATGCTGCTGGAGATTGCAGCACTTTTTGACTGA